A portion of the Jaculus jaculus isolate mJacJac1 chromosome 5, mJacJac1.mat.Y.cur, whole genome shotgun sequence genome contains these proteins:
- the Plekhm2 gene encoding pleckstrin homology domain-containing family M member 2 isoform X2, with amino-acid sequence MEPREVKDRILENISLSVKKLQSYFAACEDETPAIRNHDKVLQRLCEHLDHALLYGLQDLSSGYWVLVVHFTRREAIRQIEVLQHVATNLGRSRAWLYLALNENSLESYLRLFQENLALLQKYYVRNALVCSHDHLTLFLTLVSGLEFIRFDLDLDAPYLDLAPYMPDYYKPQYLLDFEDRLPSSVHGSDSLSLNSFNSVTSTNLEWDDSAIAPSSEDGDLTDTVSGPRSTASDLTSSQASTKSPAQRHNPFNEDQAETVSSDAISKHTISQENGEDQTLALPDACTELEVIRVTKKKKTGKKKKSRSDEEASPLHPAPSAQKFARQGEGDSLVGSPGLGRDSPDTTLPSPQDQGQGPSSTAESSEHSELSQMGLLIPEMKDTSMQCVGQPLRKVIDQLNGQLDPSTWSAHTKPPDQPFRTSSPGEAPEKPPLCDFSEGLPAPMDFYRFTVESPGTVTSGGSHHDLAGPGQPLHVSGSPTAASQEEEGGRGEGQAPRPLEDALGEVQEPEPQELGAPLPLVSEEPVPQPETQQTLCQLKQDQSSPCLSSAEDSGVDEGQGSPSEMSHPSEFRVDNNHLLLLMLHVFRENEEQLFKMIRMSTGHMEGNLQLLYVLLTDCYVYLLRKGATEKPYLVEEAVSYSELDYVSVGLDQQTVKLVCTNRRKQFLLDTADMGLAEFFLVSLKSAMIRGCREPPYPSILTDATMEKLALAKFVAQESKCEASTVTVHFYGLVHWEDPMDEALGPAPCQCSPPEGTNTKEGMLHYKAGTSYLGKEHWKICFVVLSNGILYQYPDRTDVIPLLSVNMGGEQCGGCRRSNTTDRPHAFQVILSDRPCLELSADSEAEMADWMQHLCQAVSKGVIPQGVAPSPCIPCCLVITEDRLFTCHEDCQTSFFRSLGTARLADISAVSSEPGKEYCVLEFSQDSPQLPPPWVIYLSCTSELDRFLAALSCGWKAIYQVDLPYKVIHEASNKQKFEDALSLIHSAWQRSDSLCRGRASRDPWC; translated from the exons CTGCAGAGCTATTTTGCTGCATGTGAAGATGAGACCCCTGCCATCCGGAACCATGACAAGGTCCTGCAACGCCTGTGTGAGCATCTGGACCACGCGTTGCTCTATGG GTTGCAAGACCTGTCATCTGGCTACTGGGTGCTCGTGGTGCATTTCACCCGCAGAGAGGCCATCAGGCAGATTGAGGTGCTGCAGCACGTGGCCACCAACCTGGGACGCA GCCGGGCCTGGCTATACCTGGCCCTCAATGAGAACTCCCTGGAGAGCTATCTGCGGCTGTTCCAGGAGAACCTGGCTCTGCTGCAGAAGTACTATGTCAG GAACGCACTGGTGTGCAGCCATGACCACCTGACACTCTTCCTGACCTTGGTGTCTGGGCTGGAGTTCATTCGGTTTGACCTGGATCTG GATGCCCCTTACCTAGACCTGGCCCCCTACATGCCTGACTACTACAAGCCTCAGTACCTTCTGGACTTCGAGGACCGCCTTCCCAGCTCAGTCCATGGTTCGGACAGCCTGTCCCTCAACTCTTTCAACTCTGTCACCTCCACCAACCTGGAATGGGATGACAGTGCAATTGCCCCATCTAGTGAGG ATGGAGACCTCACAGACACAGTCAGTGGCCCCCGCTCCACTGCCTCGGACTTGACCAGCAGCCAGGCATCTACCAAGAGCCCTGCCCAGCGCCACAACCCCTTCAACGAGGATCAGGCCGAGACAGTGTCCTCTGACGCCATCTCTAAGCACACCATCTCTCAGGAGAACGGGGAGGACCAGACCCTGGCCCTGCCTGATGCCTGCACAGAGCTCGAGGTCATCAG GGTCACCAAGAAGAAGAAAACTGGCAAGAAGAAGAAGAGCAGATCGGATGAAGAGGCCAGCCCACTTCACCCGGCCCCCAGTGCTCAGAAATTTGCCaggcagggagaaggagacagccTCGTTGGCAGCCCAGGCCTGGGGCGGGACTCACCAGAcaccaccctcccctcccctcaggaTCAAGGCCAGGGGCCCAGCAGCACGGCCGAGAGCAGTGAACATTCAGAGCTGAGCCAGATGGGCTTGCTCATCCCCGAAATGAAGGACACCTCCATGCAGTGCGTGGGACAGCCCCTGCGCAAGGTCATTGACCAGCTCAACGGGCAGCTGGACCCCAGCACCTGGAGCGCCCATACCAAGCCCCCTGACCAGCCCTTTCGGACCAGCTCTCCCGGGGAGGCCCCGGAGAAGCCGCCACTTTGCGACTTTAGTGAAGGGCTTCCAGCCCCAATGGACTTCTACCGCTTTACCGTCGAGAGTCCAGGCACTGTTACATCAGGTGGCAGCCACCATGACCTTGCAGGGCCTGGCCAACCGCTGCATGTTTCTGGTAGCCCTACGGCTGCTAGccaagaagaagagggaggaagaggagagggacagGCACCTCGGCCCCTAGAGGACGCACTGGGGGAGGTTCAGGAGCCAGAACCCCAAGAACTGGGTGCCCCCTTGCCACTGGTCAGCGAGGAGCCTGTGCCTCAGCCTGAGACCCAGCAGACTCTCTGCCAACTCAAGCAAGACCAGTCTAGCCCATGTCTGAGCAGCGCCGAGGACTCTGGAGTGGACGAGGGCCAGGGGAGCCCTTCGGAGATGTCACACCCCTCAGAGTTCAG AGTAGACAACAATCACCTACTCCTGCTGATGCTCCATGTCTTCCGGGAAAACGAAGAGCAGTTGTTCAAA ATGATCCGGATGAGCACCGGGCACATGGAGGGCAACCTGCAGCTGCTGTACGTGCTGCTCACAGACTGCTATGTCTACCTGCTCCGGAAAG GGGCCACAGAGAAGCCATACCTGGTGGAAGAGGCCGTTTCTTACAGTGAACTTGACTATGTGTCG GTTGGCCTCGACCAACAGACAGTAAAGCTGGTGTGCACCAACCGCAGGAAGCAGTTTCTCCTGGACACCGCTGACATGGGCCTAGCTGA GTTCTTCTTGGTCTCTCTGAAGTCGGCCATGATCAGAGGTTGTCGAGAACCACCCTACCCCAGCATCCTAACTGATGCCACCATGGAGAAGCTGGCGCTGGCAAAATTTGTGGCCCAGGAATCCAAGTGTGAG GCTTCTACTGTGACTGTGCACTTTTATGGGCTCGTGCATTGGGAAGACCCCATGGATGAGGCCCTGGGCCCCGCCCCCTGCCAGTGCTCACCCCCTGAAGGCACCAACACCAAAGAAGGCATGTTGCACTACAAGGCAGGCACCTCCTACCTGGGCAAGGAGCACTGGAAAATTTGCTTCGTGGTACTCAG CAATGGGATCCTCTACCAGTATCCTGACCGCACTGATGTCATCCCTCTACTGTCAGTGAACATGGG GGGAGAGCAGTGCGGTGGCTGCCGGAGATCCAATACCACGGATCGGCCCCACGCCTTCCAGGTCATTCTCTCCGATCGGCCGTGCCTGGAGCTGAGTGCCGACAGCGAGGCCGAGATGGCCGACTGGATGCAGCACCTCTGCCAGGCCGTATCCAAAGGG GTCATCCCCCAGGGGGTGGCTCCCAGCCCCTGCATCCCCTGCTGCCTGGTCATCACCGAGGACCGCCTCTTCACGTGCCATGAGGATTGTCAGACCAGCTTCTTCCGTTCCCTGGGCACAGCCAGGTTGGCCGACATCAGCGCTGTCTCCTCCGAGCCGGGCAAGGAGTACTGTGTCCTG GAATTCTCCCAGGATAGCCCACAGCTGCCTCCACCCTGGGTCATCTACCTGAGTTGCACTTCTGAACTGGACCGGTTCCTGGCTGCCTTGAGCTGTGGCTGGAAAGCCATCTACCAG GTGGATCTCCCATACAAGGTCATCCACGAAGCCTCCAACAAGCAGAAGTTTGAAGACGCCTTGAGCCTCATCCACAGCGCCTGGCAGCGGAGCGACAGCCTCTGCCGTGGCAGAGCGTCCCGGGACCCCTGGTGCTAA
- the Plekhm2 gene encoding pleckstrin homology domain-containing family M member 2 isoform X1, translated as MEPREVKDRILENISLSVKKLQSYFAACEDETPAIRNHDKVLQRLCEHLDHALLYGLQDLSSGYWVLVVHFTRREAIRQIEVLQHVATNLGRSRAWLYLALNENSLESYLRLFQENLALLQKYYVRNALVCSHDHLTLFLTLVSGLEFIRFDLDLDAPYLDLAPYMPDYYKPQYLLDFEDRLPSSVHGSDSLSLNSFNSVTSTNLEWDDSAIAPSSEDYDFGDVFPAVPSVPSTDWEDGDLTDTVSGPRSTASDLTSSQASTKSPAQRHNPFNEDQAETVSSDAISKHTISQENGEDQTLALPDACTELEVIRVTKKKKTGKKKKSRSDEEASPLHPAPSAQKFARQGEGDSLVGSPGLGRDSPDTTLPSPQDQGQGPSSTAESSEHSELSQMGLLIPEMKDTSMQCVGQPLRKVIDQLNGQLDPSTWSAHTKPPDQPFRTSSPGEAPEKPPLCDFSEGLPAPMDFYRFTVESPGTVTSGGSHHDLAGPGQPLHVSGSPTAASQEEEGGRGEGQAPRPLEDALGEVQEPEPQELGAPLPLVSEEPVPQPETQQTLCQLKQDQSSPCLSSAEDSGVDEGQGSPSEMSHPSEFRVDNNHLLLLMLHVFRENEEQLFKMIRMSTGHMEGNLQLLYVLLTDCYVYLLRKGATEKPYLVEEAVSYSELDYVSVGLDQQTVKLVCTNRRKQFLLDTADMGLAEFFLVSLKSAMIRGCREPPYPSILTDATMEKLALAKFVAQESKCEASTVTVHFYGLVHWEDPMDEALGPAPCQCSPPEGTNTKEGMLHYKAGTSYLGKEHWKICFVVLSNGILYQYPDRTDVIPLLSVNMGGEQCGGCRRSNTTDRPHAFQVILSDRPCLELSADSEAEMADWMQHLCQAVSKGVIPQGVAPSPCIPCCLVITEDRLFTCHEDCQTSFFRSLGTARLADISAVSSEPGKEYCVLEFSQDSPQLPPPWVIYLSCTSELDRFLAALSCGWKAIYQVDLPYKVIHEASNKQKFEDALSLIHSAWQRSDSLCRGRASRDPWC; from the exons CTGCAGAGCTATTTTGCTGCATGTGAAGATGAGACCCCTGCCATCCGGAACCATGACAAGGTCCTGCAACGCCTGTGTGAGCATCTGGACCACGCGTTGCTCTATGG GTTGCAAGACCTGTCATCTGGCTACTGGGTGCTCGTGGTGCATTTCACCCGCAGAGAGGCCATCAGGCAGATTGAGGTGCTGCAGCACGTGGCCACCAACCTGGGACGCA GCCGGGCCTGGCTATACCTGGCCCTCAATGAGAACTCCCTGGAGAGCTATCTGCGGCTGTTCCAGGAGAACCTGGCTCTGCTGCAGAAGTACTATGTCAG GAACGCACTGGTGTGCAGCCATGACCACCTGACACTCTTCCTGACCTTGGTGTCTGGGCTGGAGTTCATTCGGTTTGACCTGGATCTG GATGCCCCTTACCTAGACCTGGCCCCCTACATGCCTGACTACTACAAGCCTCAGTACCTTCTGGACTTCGAGGACCGCCTTCCCAGCTCAGTCCATGGTTCGGACAGCCTGTCCCTCAACTCTTTCAACTCTGTCACCTCCACCAACCTGGAATGGGATGACAGTGCAATTGCCCCATCTAGTGAGG ATTATGATTTTGGAGATGTGTTTCCAGCAGTGCCGTCTGTACCCAGCACAGACTGGGAAG ATGGAGACCTCACAGACACAGTCAGTGGCCCCCGCTCCACTGCCTCGGACTTGACCAGCAGCCAGGCATCTACCAAGAGCCCTGCCCAGCGCCACAACCCCTTCAACGAGGATCAGGCCGAGACAGTGTCCTCTGACGCCATCTCTAAGCACACCATCTCTCAGGAGAACGGGGAGGACCAGACCCTGGCCCTGCCTGATGCCTGCACAGAGCTCGAGGTCATCAG GGTCACCAAGAAGAAGAAAACTGGCAAGAAGAAGAAGAGCAGATCGGATGAAGAGGCCAGCCCACTTCACCCGGCCCCCAGTGCTCAGAAATTTGCCaggcagggagaaggagacagccTCGTTGGCAGCCCAGGCCTGGGGCGGGACTCACCAGAcaccaccctcccctcccctcaggaTCAAGGCCAGGGGCCCAGCAGCACGGCCGAGAGCAGTGAACATTCAGAGCTGAGCCAGATGGGCTTGCTCATCCCCGAAATGAAGGACACCTCCATGCAGTGCGTGGGACAGCCCCTGCGCAAGGTCATTGACCAGCTCAACGGGCAGCTGGACCCCAGCACCTGGAGCGCCCATACCAAGCCCCCTGACCAGCCCTTTCGGACCAGCTCTCCCGGGGAGGCCCCGGAGAAGCCGCCACTTTGCGACTTTAGTGAAGGGCTTCCAGCCCCAATGGACTTCTACCGCTTTACCGTCGAGAGTCCAGGCACTGTTACATCAGGTGGCAGCCACCATGACCTTGCAGGGCCTGGCCAACCGCTGCATGTTTCTGGTAGCCCTACGGCTGCTAGccaagaagaagagggaggaagaggagagggacagGCACCTCGGCCCCTAGAGGACGCACTGGGGGAGGTTCAGGAGCCAGAACCCCAAGAACTGGGTGCCCCCTTGCCACTGGTCAGCGAGGAGCCTGTGCCTCAGCCTGAGACCCAGCAGACTCTCTGCCAACTCAAGCAAGACCAGTCTAGCCCATGTCTGAGCAGCGCCGAGGACTCTGGAGTGGACGAGGGCCAGGGGAGCCCTTCGGAGATGTCACACCCCTCAGAGTTCAG AGTAGACAACAATCACCTACTCCTGCTGATGCTCCATGTCTTCCGGGAAAACGAAGAGCAGTTGTTCAAA ATGATCCGGATGAGCACCGGGCACATGGAGGGCAACCTGCAGCTGCTGTACGTGCTGCTCACAGACTGCTATGTCTACCTGCTCCGGAAAG GGGCCACAGAGAAGCCATACCTGGTGGAAGAGGCCGTTTCTTACAGTGAACTTGACTATGTGTCG GTTGGCCTCGACCAACAGACAGTAAAGCTGGTGTGCACCAACCGCAGGAAGCAGTTTCTCCTGGACACCGCTGACATGGGCCTAGCTGA GTTCTTCTTGGTCTCTCTGAAGTCGGCCATGATCAGAGGTTGTCGAGAACCACCCTACCCCAGCATCCTAACTGATGCCACCATGGAGAAGCTGGCGCTGGCAAAATTTGTGGCCCAGGAATCCAAGTGTGAG GCTTCTACTGTGACTGTGCACTTTTATGGGCTCGTGCATTGGGAAGACCCCATGGATGAGGCCCTGGGCCCCGCCCCCTGCCAGTGCTCACCCCCTGAAGGCACCAACACCAAAGAAGGCATGTTGCACTACAAGGCAGGCACCTCCTACCTGGGCAAGGAGCACTGGAAAATTTGCTTCGTGGTACTCAG CAATGGGATCCTCTACCAGTATCCTGACCGCACTGATGTCATCCCTCTACTGTCAGTGAACATGGG GGGAGAGCAGTGCGGTGGCTGCCGGAGATCCAATACCACGGATCGGCCCCACGCCTTCCAGGTCATTCTCTCCGATCGGCCGTGCCTGGAGCTGAGTGCCGACAGCGAGGCCGAGATGGCCGACTGGATGCAGCACCTCTGCCAGGCCGTATCCAAAGGG GTCATCCCCCAGGGGGTGGCTCCCAGCCCCTGCATCCCCTGCTGCCTGGTCATCACCGAGGACCGCCTCTTCACGTGCCATGAGGATTGTCAGACCAGCTTCTTCCGTTCCCTGGGCACAGCCAGGTTGGCCGACATCAGCGCTGTCTCCTCCGAGCCGGGCAAGGAGTACTGTGTCCTG GAATTCTCCCAGGATAGCCCACAGCTGCCTCCACCCTGGGTCATCTACCTGAGTTGCACTTCTGAACTGGACCGGTTCCTGGCTGCCTTGAGCTGTGGCTGGAAAGCCATCTACCAG GTGGATCTCCCATACAAGGTCATCCACGAAGCCTCCAACAAGCAGAAGTTTGAAGACGCCTTGAGCCTCATCCACAGCGCCTGGCAGCGGAGCGACAGCCTCTGCCGTGGCAGAGCGTCCCGGGACCCCTGGTGCTAA